In bacterium, one genomic interval encodes:
- a CDS encoding XRE family transcriptional regulator yields MEEAQQRQLPADDASTDEVSPEAWQHKITPRDFYAEVEADPRAQKRVQTALAEIHERQATLAQVRKARAFTQATLAELLEIDQSEVSRLEHRSNMLLSTLRSFIRATGGELQLIATFPDAEPIQLLVGYETADIDS; encoded by the coding sequence ATGGAAGAGGCACAACAGAGACAACTGCCCGCGGACGACGCCTCGACCGACGAGGTGTCGCCTGAGGCGTGGCAGCATAAGATCACACCTCGCGACTTCTACGCCGAGGTGGAGGCAGACCCGCGGGCACAGAAGCGTGTGCAGACAGCTCTCGCGGAGATCCACGAACGTCAGGCGACTCTCGCGCAGGTGCGCAAGGCGCGAGCGTTCACGCAGGCGACCCTCGCGGAACTGCTCGAGATAGACCAGTCCGAGGTGTCGAGACTGGAGCACCGCAGCAACATGCTGCTGTCAACGCTCCGCTCGTTCATCCGGGCCACCGGTGGCGAACTCCAACTGATTGCCACCTTCCCCGACGCCGAGCCCATCCAACTCCTCGTCGGCTACGAGACTGCCGACATCGACAGCTAA